Genomic DNA from Bacillota bacterium:
CATCGACCAGCGCCGCTTCGGGGGACACACGCGCGAGTTCGGCAAAGCGCCGGTGAAGCGCGCCTGCTACGCCGCGGACCGAACCGGCCACATGATCCTCCAGACGCTGTACCAGCAGTGCATCAAGCACGACGTCAACTTCTTCAACGAGTTCCAGGTGCTGGACCTGGTCGCGGTCGATGGCCGGGCGGCGGGTGTGGTGGCGTATGAGCTTGCCACGGGCGAACTCCACACCTTCGCCGCGAAGGCCATCCTGTTTGCGACGGGCGGGTTCGGCCGGATCTTCAAGGTGACGTCGAACGCCCACTCGCTGACGGGCGACGGGCTCGCCATCGCCTGGCGGCGCGGGATTCCGCTGGAAGACATGGAGTTCTTCCAGTTTCACCCGACCGGCATTTACAAGATGGGGATCCTGCTTTCCGAGGCGGCCCGGGGGGAGGGCGCCGTCCTGCGGAACGGGAAGGGCGAGCGGTTCATGGAGCGCTACGCGCCGACCCTGATTGACCTTGCGCCCCGAGACATGGTCTCCAGGGCCATGTACCTCGAGATCCGGGAGGGGCGGGGTGCCGGTGGGCGGGATTACGTGTACCTCGACTTCACCCACCTGGGCCGGGACGTGCTGGAGAAGAAGCTGCCCGACGTCACCGAGTTCGTCCGGACCTACCTGGGGCTCGACCCGGCGGTGGACCTTGTGCCGATCCAGCCCACGGCGCACTATGCCATGGGCGGCATCCCCACGGATGTGGACGGGCGGGTCGTCCTGGACCCGGAAAACACCCCGATGCCGGGGCTGTACGCTGCCGGAGAGGCGGCGTGCGTCTCGGTCCACGGCGCGAACCGCCTGGGCACCAACTCCCTGGTGGATCTGGTGGTCTTCGGCAAGCGGGCGGGCCTGCACATGGCCCAG
This window encodes:
- the sdhA gene encoding succinate dehydrogenase flavoprotein subunit yields the protein MHTFDAVVVGAGGAGLRAAVALARSGLRTAVLSKLYPTRSHTGTAQGGIAAPLGNVEEDQWEWYAFDTVKGGDYLGDQDAIEILCRDSVEAIVELEHMGLPFNRTPDGRIDQRRFGGHTREFGKAPVKRACYAADRTGHMILQTLYQQCIKHDVNFFNEFQVLDLVAVDGRAAGVVAYELATGELHTFAAKAILFATGGFGRIFKVTSNAHSLTGDGLAIAWRRGIPLEDMEFFQFHPTGIYKMGILLSEAARGEGAVLRNGKGERFMERYAPTLIDLAPRDMVSRAMYLEIREGRGAGGRDYVYLDFTHLGRDVLEKKLPDVTEFVRTYLGLDPAVDLVPIQPTAHYAMGGIPTDVDGRVVLDPENTPMPGLYAAGEAACVSVHGANRLGTNSLVDLVVFGKRAGLHMAQFARESDPVPVPADAEKQVAARLESLRRRREGENAAAIREALQATMMEHASVFRTRQGLEKARSHIAALKERYGRVRVADPSRRYNTELLEALELGYLLDVAEALVVSALNRTESRGAHWREDFPNRDDAGWLKHTLLYRGDGGDHEIRYKPVVITRFSPQERKY